One genomic segment of [Phormidium] sp. ETS-05 includes these proteins:
- a CDS encoding adenylate/guanylate cyclase domain-containing protein yields MNEILKKLLFLLRQMEYVVADRNLTIVEISTGLERFADVPEDLVVGEDVRQAFPELYGMEDILEDVLAGNQDRFELKGIGRVGEGGERLYFDLHAIAHQDGDFAGWLLGIEEVTEKMALEQTLVQASNEMELLVVALHKAKDYIDKIITSMADALIVTTAEGKIKTVNKAAQSLFGYGEEELIGESIAVLVVESERHRMLPTMADCGDEEWNGADMLCQTKGGSRLTVSFSRSLLETDIEGVGRERATGGEKSAWDFVYIGRDVTAQKRRYQRQAAQNAVNRILSEGLEVAEALARTLEAIAQNTGWDGGELWMVEPGPRLRRVDIWPKITPVNPDRRANSLTLAALGESLAGLVWATGEPQWQLDGFQSPPFVAMRGALAFPIQSGGEVLGVMVLCSMGVVEVDEDLLSSTGAIGNQLGQFIQRQRAEKALLLEQKKTERLLVNILPAEIASRLKQESAIIAESFNDVTVLFADIVGFTQMASCLNPIELVEILNKIFSQFDRLTEKHGLEKIKTIGDAYMVVGGLPVPREDHAHAMAQMALDMQKSIAEFNAKYNKTLSIRIGIHSGPVVAGVIGIKKFIYDLWGDTVNTASRMESHGLAGTIHVSEIVYNILKSEFLFEKRGAIQVKGKGEMRTYFLTGKKGFGDNSDDRDSEVVANSPSDAKGKDPRQQALDATRRLVEIIDDKLRNT; encoded by the coding sequence ATGAATGAAATTTTAAAAAAATTATTATTTTTACTGCGCCAGATGGAATATGTGGTGGCAGACCGGAATTTGACTATAGTGGAAATATCCACCGGATTGGAGCGGTTTGCCGATGTGCCGGAAGATTTGGTGGTGGGTGAGGATGTGCGCCAAGCGTTTCCAGAACTCTATGGGATGGAAGATATCTTGGAGGATGTGCTGGCGGGGAACCAAGACCGGTTTGAGCTGAAAGGGATTGGCCGGGTGGGTGAGGGGGGGGAGCGGCTATATTTTGATTTGCACGCGATCGCCCACCAGGATGGAGATTTTGCCGGGTGGTTACTGGGCATTGAAGAGGTGACGGAAAAGATGGCTTTGGAGCAAACATTGGTCCAGGCCAGTAATGAAATGGAATTGTTAGTTGTGGCTCTACACAAAGCGAAAGATTATATTGATAAAATTATCACCTCTATGGCGGATGCCCTGATTGTCACTACGGCAGAGGGGAAGATCAAAACTGTCAATAAGGCGGCGCAAAGTTTATTCGGCTATGGGGAGGAGGAGTTAATTGGCGAGTCGATCGCGGTGCTGGTGGTAGAGTCAGAACGACACCGGATGCTCCCCACGATGGCTGACTGTGGCGATGAGGAGTGGAATGGTGCGGATATGCTTTGCCAAACCAAAGGCGGCTCCCGGTTGACGGTTTCATTTTCGCGCTCTTTGTTGGAGACGGATATTGAGGGGGTGGGGCGGGAAAGGGCAACTGGGGGGGAAAAATCCGCCTGGGATTTTGTTTATATCGGTCGGGATGTGACGGCACAAAAACGCCGCTATCAGCGCCAAGCGGCGCAAAATGCGGTGAATCGAATTTTGTCTGAGGGACTGGAGGTGGCGGAGGCCCTGGCGAGAACTTTGGAAGCGATCGCCCAAAATACGGGATGGGATGGGGGGGAACTGTGGATGGTGGAGCCAGGACCAAGATTGCGGCGGGTGGATATCTGGCCGAAAATTACGCCTGTAAATCCAGACAGGCGGGCTAACTCCTTGACCTTAGCGGCGTTAGGAGAGAGTTTGGCGGGGCTGGTGTGGGCGACCGGGGAGCCCCAATGGCAGCTCGATGGATTTCAGAGCCCTCCTTTTGTGGCTATGCGGGGCGCCCTGGCTTTTCCCATCCAGAGCGGTGGTGAAGTGTTGGGGGTGATGGTTCTGTGCAGTATGGGGGTGGTGGAAGTGGATGAGGACTTGCTCTCTAGCACAGGGGCGATCGGCAACCAACTCGGCCAATTTATTCAGCGTCAACGCGCTGAAAAAGCGTTGCTTTTGGAACAGAAAAAAACCGAGCGCCTCCTGGTAAATATCCTCCCCGCAGAAATCGCTTCTCGCCTCAAACAGGAATCTGCCATTATTGCCGAGAGCTTTAATGATGTGACGGTGCTGTTTGCCGATATTGTGGGCTTTACCCAGATGGCTTCTTGTTTGAATCCGATTGAGTTGGTAGAAATTCTTAACAAAATCTTTTCCCAATTTGACCGGCTCACGGAAAAGCATGGTTTGGAGAAAATCAAAACTATTGGTGATGCCTATATGGTGGTGGGGGGATTGCCCGTCCCCAGGGAAGACCACGCCCATGCGATGGCTCAAATGGCCTTGGATATGCAGAAGAGTATCGCCGAGTTTAACGCCAAATATAATAAAACCCTAAGCATCCGCATCGGCATCCATAGCGGCCCGGTAGTAGCGGGAGTCATTGGCATCAAAAAATTCATCTATGACCTGTGGGGCGATACGGTCAACACTGCCAGCCGTATGGAGTCCCACGGGTTAGCTGGCACGATTCATGTGAGTGAGATTGTATACAATATTTTAAAATCAGAATTCTTATTTGAAAAACGCGGTGCTATTCAAGTGAAAGGCAAGGGGGAGATGCGCACTTATTTTTTGACGGGAAAAAAGGGATTTGGCGACAACTCTGATGATAGAGACAGTGAAGTTGTCGCCAATTCTCCTAGTGATGCCAAGGGGAAAGACCCACGGCAGCAAGCCCTAGATGCTACCCGTCGCTTGGTTGAAATTATCGACGATAAATTGAGAAATACATAG